A stretch of the Zeugodacus cucurbitae isolate PBARC_wt_2022May chromosome 6, idZeuCucr1.2, whole genome shotgun sequence genome encodes the following:
- the LOC128919791 gene encoding uncharacterized protein LOC128919791 gives MGKEAATTAAKNCETHVRSVSTPLNLPLFLSGRTRFRDDQSRKVPNYIEKKKHFYARHCNEEKPTETRAVKDLKNLIGADSARSEPCTNLHITKISRELGEDNAWNLPPNIYNTMWQPYESKRGHLGSYWRKLPREVSNVFDPTPVELARANAKKGEWKFYDLPTNADLLNAPQNRQKGVFLTNARNRRATARCMISDPSLVYHDPAEPSPVHYNPILHELAYNVSPPIYEPKANPHIFLRRTSVPDKCLPLIRRHISFEPAVGRYEVRFAHNCACARKILTPGLRLIIDREKRNKFRRLPYKKLKTRRLCAPDWRHVPGRGFRRLFRLPKTFGKSQGREKAKEKAKEKAKEKPEKVGKQFVLYPDSKYINMINAPRKELISVHQGGTPKAPVRVRFNCIFRRVTRRPLRNNKKIVFNSGSERFPELEIRPVQLTGKQLEALKNTLPPERRLRDRPVTKKRLSQITSHLYDMPSHMRPAYEPTLRKRLFKFKPLPEPKVLVSEKILRSSSPEVQYFYNKPVLAENFMKTHRKTGSSQPNSTIEISMDENTNTTAAPATED, from the exons ATGGGCAAAGAGGCAGCGACCACGGCCGCAAAAAATTGCGAGACCCACGTGCGCTCAGTCAGCACGCCACTCAACTTGCCGCTATTTTTATCAGGAA GAACACGTTTTAGAGATGACCAGTCTCGCAAGGTGCCCAACTACATTGAGAAGAAGAAGCATTTCTACGCAAGGCACTGCAATGAAG AAAAGCCAACAGAAACGAGAGCTGTGAAAGATTTGAAAAATCTGATTGGCGCTGACAGCGCACGATCCGAACCGTGTACCAATTTGcatataacaaaaatttcacGCGAATTAGGTGAAGATAATGCTTGGAATTTGCCACCGAACATATACAATACGATGTGGCAGCCTTACGAAAGTAAACGCGGTCACCTTGGCTCCTACTGGCGGAAGTTGCCCAGAGAGGTCAGTAATGTGTTTGACCCGACTCCAGTCGAACTGGCTCGTGCGAACGCTAAAAAGGGGGAATGGAAGTTCTATGACTTGCCGACAAATGCAGATTTACTCAATGCACCGCAGAACAGGCAAAAGGGAGTCTTCTTAACAA ATGCGCGCAACCGACGTGCCACGGCACGTTGCATGATCAGCGATCCGTCCTTGGTGTATCACGATCCGGCCGAACCCTCTCCAGTGCACTACAATCCGATATTGCATGAGCTCGCGTATAATGT ATCGCCACCGATTTACGAACCCAAAGCGAATCCTCATATATTTCTGCGCCGTACATCTGTGCCCGACAAATGTTTGCCGCTGATACGTCGCCACATAAGCTTCGAGCCGGCGGTGGGGCGCTATGAAGTGCGCTTCGCGCATAATTGTGCCTGTGCGCGTAAAATTCTGACTCCCGGCTTGCGTTTGATTATTGACCGGGAGAAACGAAACAAATTTCGCCGTTTGCCTTATAAGAAACTCAAGACTCGCCGTCTATGTGCGCCTGATTGGCGTCATGTGCCCGGACGTGGATTTCGTCGTCTCTTTCGCCTACCCAAGACGTTTGGTAAAAGCCAAGGCAGAGAGAAGGCAAAAGAGAAAGCCAAAGAGAAGGCCAAAGAAAAACCCGAAAAGGTGGGCAAGCAGTTTGTGCTCTATCCAGAttccaaatatataaatatgatcaATGCACCACGCAAAGAGCTCATATCGGTACATCAGGGTGGTACGCCTAAAGCGCCCGTTAGAGTCCGCTTCAATTGTATCTTCAGACGCGTGACACGTCGACCGCTGcgtaataataagaaaatcgtATTCAACAGCGGCAGCGAACGTTTTCCGGAACTCGAGATACGTCCCGTTCAATTGACGGGCAAACAATTGGAGGCTTTAAAGAACACACTACCACCTGAGCGCCGACTGCGTGATCGTCCAGTAACAAAAAAGCGCTTATCTCAAATCACTTCGCATCTGTACGATATGCCCTCCCACATGCGTCCAGCTTATGAGCCAACTTTGCGTAAACGTCTGTTCAAATTTAAACCACTGCCGGAACCCAAAGTACTGGTGTCCGAGAAAATATTGCGCTCCAGTTCTCCGGAGGTACAATATTTCTACAATAAACCAGTACTTGCCGAGAACTTCATGAAAACTCATAGAAAAACAGGGTCCTCTCAACCGAACTCAACAATCGAAATTAGTATGGATGAGAATACGAACACCACCGCGGCTCCAGCAACAGAGGATTAG